TATGACGGCAGTAGTGCGAAGTACTGCGCTGATGAGGTAAACATGTGCCACGGGTCCAGGTACATGAAGCTCATCAGGAAGTACAGTCCAACGGTCGATAGCGTGGAGACAATCAGGTTCGTGAAGACATTGTTGCCGAAGCTGATATCACTCCCCTCACTCAGTTGTCGCGCGACGATGTAGATTGCTGCAAAGGTGTTGTAGACCATGATGATCGAGAAGACGATCAAGGAAGCCAAGAACATCTTTTTCGCTCCTTGCGGTCGATTACCCATGGATAGGATGAACTGGATCATGATGGTGAGTACACACGTGTACCGTAGCACAATGAAGATGAAATTTCCGATGCCGTGTCCGAAGGGGTCGACTTTCTTGTCTGCGAGCGAGCCAGCGATGAAGTAGAAAGTCAGGTAGAAGTTGCcaagcgagaagaaggtgaACAGTAGCTGCACAAACTGATACAAGAACTCGACGTGCAGGAGAACCTTGCGGGCAATGGTGTGATCGGTCGTCCAGATTTGCTTGAAATGCAGGAGGGAGTACACAGCGGCGAAGAAGGCTCCGTTCAGCCATCGACGACGTTGTGAGATGAACTCTGGAACAGCATCCGGCACATCGGTCTCTCCGGTAGCTGTGCGCACATACTTGAGCACCCATCGCTCGTTACGCTTTGCAACAAGCTCCCAACAAAGAATACGATCCTCAGCAAGATACATGTTTGCGGTGAAGACGTCCGCATCTTGACCGTGTAGTGTCTCGCCCTTGAAGTACTGGCTAAGCGGTCCATGGCCAGTCTCGTCGTTCTGCAGGGCGTGGTACCGGTATGCGCTGAGTGCACCAGGCAGGACGGTGATGTATCCGAAGACTGACTCTAGGGGCTTGTCCAGAATATTCGACATTTTGTATTCGAAATTTTGCGATGCGACGAGCGGGTTCAGCAGCGATAGACCCATTCGTCCTTTGGCAGCCTTGATCTCTCCTGCTGCACCAGCCACGTTCGAGTCTCGATCGAATGCCTTCCACAAGTGATATAGCGAGTCATCGCCAGGCCTTGTACCAACATCGAGCAGAATGCAGACGTTTGGAACTAGAGCTCTGCCAAAGGCATTGAAGAACCAACGATGACTGTTGAGCTTCTTTGCATTCTTCTCCTTCAAACAAAAGATCATCTGACACGGGACAATACCCTTCTCAGCGCCTTTGAACTTGAGGTCGGAGTCGAGTGAGACCTGTGTTGTGTACTCGTAAACGTGGGCTGTAACTTCTCGCTGGTTCACCAAGTTCTTTGCGATACCAGATTGGTAGCAGCCCATTGCTGCGAGTGCGTCAAGCGTCCTAGGATGTACTTTCGCTCGACCGTCGGAAATGACACAGACGACTATCTTTTGCCAGCCATCTTTGCCCCATGTCCTTGACTTGGCTCGACTGCAGAAGTGTGCAATGTTGCGCATCACACCATGCATGGTGCGGGTGAAATCTATCTCGTTCTCGTTGTACATTGTCACGCAGATGAACAGCTCCGTCTCTCTCGCTGTCTGGCCGATGTTCTGTCGAAGCTTGTATCCACGGTCCAGGAAGTCATCCGGATCGCACGTCACGGCTGTGTACCGCATGTGCGTGAACTCGACATCATCGCGTCGAGGTAGGAAAGAGTATAGAATTGTCGGGATCTTGCACTCTAGGATCAGTTCGCCGTTGATCAGTCTGACCTCTTTCTTTGCCATTTGTGCTTGTCGTGCTCCTCGTCGCTCTTGCTTTCCTGACGGTGCTGGACCGTACAGATCATCATCGTCTTCCAATTTCGCTGAGTACATCCCATCACCATCTGTGAGCGTCGAATCCGACACGAAACTATCGCGCGATTCGAGCACAGGGCGTTCATCGGTGATCTCGCTCTCGCCTGTTGGCAACCCGAACACATCATCAGGGCCATCGATCGGAATCTCGGTCATGCTAGGCTCTTTCTCGCGATCAATGTCCATTGAAGGAGGTCGCCCTGCAGCGAAGAGTGGTGCTGGTGGCAGTGGTCGCTTCGGCGAGCCACCATATTGTGATGAAGGTGTACCTGGCCGAGGACCACCGTTGATATCTGCTGGCTCGAATGGAATGTTCGTGGCCGGCGGTCGTGCATATTCTCGGGAGCCTCGCGGTGTACCGAAGTGCTTCGATGGTGACTGCGAAGATCGCGATGATGGTCGATATGGATCGTAGTCGTTACCTGGAGGAGGCATACCAGGAGCACCGTCCAGAATAGAAGGTCCTCTGCTCCCAGGTCTGATGGGTGACGGTCTGATTGGCGAGGGTCTGATCGGACTCGGCGGTCTGTTGAAAGGAGGTAATGAGCCTAGATCACTTGCAGGAGTTGCAAGGTCGTGTATGTTGTCTGTACTTCTGTCGCGGAAATGGACTTTGTATCGCTTCGTTCTGGGGGCCGAAAGTCGGGAGGAGGCAAGATCGCTCTCGACATCACGCAACAGGGAATTGAGCTCATCTTGGCTCTGTGTATGCTCAGGCTGGATCTGAGTGGGTGAAGGGGGAGGTCTCTGGTGTGCGCCGGATCTCAATCGCTCCTGTGCTCGCTGAAAGAGTTCCTGGGGAGACGCTCTGGGAGGCTCTGCGTAAGGAGGTACTGACGCTTGATATGAGAGGTCATCTGTGCTCGCGAGGAGGCGCATTGTTGCGCCATTCTGTGAAGTATCGTCATCGTAGCCCGGCGGTGGCTCATAGCCATTAGGCGCGGCCATGTCGTGATCGTTTACTGTCGTAGCGAGCGGAATGCAGACTCGAGGAATGCAATCTTGTTGTTGATCGTGTCTCGTCTATGCGCCGAGCATATTTCGCAGCGACTACTTATGCAATAGCCCAGGCCGCAGAATCAGTGCGAATTGGAGCTACTGATGAGTATGATGTGCAGTAGTTCGGCCGTGCAGTGGAGATACCTGTAGATTGCTTGACGTGAGAAGCTGGTTGTGGTGATCCGGGCGTTGTGTAGAACTAAGATCGTCCAGGTCGTCTCCCCAGCAACAATCAAGATCCGAGGTCCGAGACGGTTCACTTTCACTTCTTGGAGTGTTTGTTTTTGAGATGGATCAGCAAGGAACGGTACTAGTCGTTACCTTGGTTTTGATAGATGCTCGTTGACGCGCCAAGTACGTTGGTAGACTCCATGACCGCTGCCAGCCTCCAAGCAGAGACTGAAGTCGCACGACAGGCCATCTTGCGACAGGCTCCGTCACATCTCCTGCCATCTTCTGCTACCACCCGCAGAAGGCTACTGTATGCCTCACTGTACGGTCGGCGGCAGAGTCAAAGATGACGGAAATATTAGCGAGATGATGGTGTGCTGTGAAAGAAGACGATCGATGTCCACCGCAAGTTCTGCCAGGCGCCAAGCCATTCTCACCCACGATTGAGGACATCACTACACATTGCTCTCGACCATGTACCATGTGCGAGAGTCTTTGAGGCGGCCGGACAGTTACGAGCAGCGAGCTGCAGTTATAAGCACCAACAATAAATTTGACAAAACTACATGTAGTCGTAGCTCCGAACCCTTCCGAGAAGGATCCGCGGCCAGAGCATCCATAGTAGAAATAACGCCCTTGCCCTCACATGTCACGCCCATCCAACAGCAACACCCTCAACCACCCCTCTCGCAGTAGCAACTAACTCCAGGAAGCTCACCCTAGTTGCGCCAAGATGCTCCGACATCGACGTACTGCAGCCCGTTGCATCGCGTGTTGCACCATCCATCCCAAGCCGTGACCGGGTAATCGACAGTCCTCTCGCACAGCTTCTCACACTTGTCCTTATTTCCCCTGATCACCGAGTTCAGTCGGGGCATTCCATCAAAAGGTGGGAGACTGATGCCGTAGTCATCCTCAGCCTTGACCTGCTGGGCAAGTCTGTCGCATCGGAGACCACCATCGCCGCACTCATTGCAGTACTGCTCGCGAACTTTGGACATTTCCATTTCGGGGGAGGAGTAGCAGAGTCCGTCATCAATCACTCCGGATCCCTTTGCCTCGTCGTTGGCGGGAAACCCGGTGGACGTGAAGACAGGTCCGATAGATCCGACCGAGGGCCAGGCCTTATCGTCACGAATCTGGTCTAGGTAGAGACTGCACTGGACGACCTGCTCAGAAGTGAGAGTGCCATCTGCAGCGCCGGGACATTTGTCGCAGAAGTCGTGCCGCGCGCCTGGCCAGACTTGCTCGTGGTCGCGGAGGCACAATTGGTTGTAGGTACCCATCGGCCAGAAATCATCAGGTGCCGTAGTTATCGGGGGAAGAGGCTCGTGAGACATAGTCTCGACATCGCGTTGGACGAGCTTGTCTTCGAGGGGATCGAGCTCGGCTTGGACGTGAGGCATATCCTCAACGTCGCGTCGTCGCACCGAACTGAACGCATCACGGGCCTCTTGATAAAGGTACTGGGTGTACTCGTTGTCGTTGTCCTTACACAAGGCGGCAACGTACTCGCCTACTTCCTTGACTTCCCATCCCTTATCGCATTTCTTCCTGCTGTCGTAGTAGCTTCTCACAATGTAGTAGTTCTGCTCGTGCACTGCATCAGAGCGCCATTCAGCGCACGCGGGGGCGGCGGTCTTCTTGATAATATCGGTTTTTGGCACCGTCCACTTGTCGCAACGTTGTCCAGACCCGTTCAGAACGCCCTCGGCCCAGAAGAAGATTCGCCCCGCCTTCCTCTTCTCGAGGCTCTCGTGGCCAGTAGCTGTGTTGAGAGCGGTGGGATCGACCTTGGAGTTGAGCATCTGGAAATCTACAGCTTCAGTCGCATCTGGGCCAGCCTGGTGTGGCACATAGGCAGCGTTGACAGTGGATGTCAAGGCTACCGTAGCAGCGAGCGCTTGTCTGGCCTTCATGGTTGGTATGGTGGTCGTCGATAGTAAAAGGTGATTGGgaataatagtactaacaCGAGGGATGTGAGGAACTTGGGAAGGAAGAAGAAAGGCATACCTGGAAGGGATATATGAAGGGATTGCGATTCCATGCTGAGGACCGATTTGAGGACGGGTGGACACCCATGTGGAGCACAGAAGACGGCATAGCCCTTCTAATCACATCTTGACTGCAGCTACTCAGACTTCTGTGGCTCCCGAGTGGCGATGGTCAGCATTGTGTGAGCGGGAAAAATGAGGACAAGCTGAGCAGCTATCAAAGTGCAGCTTACCAGCGACAGCGAAACACCGGACCAATGAACAACGCATAATTACAGCGCTTCCCCTTGCCAGCTGCTCAATGATACTTCTCCATATACCTCAGCGCCTGGTCGTCCTCGTCGATGCCTGCGTCTTTGGCAGCAGCCTTAGGGTCCAGCTCGTCCTTCTCAATCTCCTCTCTCAACCAACGCGCCTCCTTGTCCATATCTTCCTTGCTGCGTGGCCTCCTCTCTTCATCCTTTGCCCACTCGGCCGCCCTCTTCGCTGCCTCTTTCTGATGCTTCCCAACATTTCCCTCCTCACCCTCGAGCCACTCATGCACCTTGTCACCCTCGCCCGGGTCACCTTTAGTCCTCGGAATCACATGACAATGTACATGCGGCACACTCTGTCCCGCTGCCTCTCCATCCTGAACTGCAACGTTGAAAGCTTCAGCTTTGTAGACGCGCTTAAGTGTGCGCTCGATGCGGGTGACAGTGTTGAAGAGATCGCTGATTTCGTCCTTTGTGAGATCTGCGAGACTAGGCTTGACGCGGAGAGGAGAAACGAGAATGTGGCCCGGGAGGAGAGGTTTGAGGTTCACGATGGCGAAGGAGTACTTGGTGATGTGAAAGACCTACCGTTGGCTTAGCCGGGGTGTGATGTGGGCCGCATGTAGGAGAGCTGTACTTGAGATGTTACGTCGAAAGCTGCGAACTTGATAAGATGGCCCGGGAAGGACATGGTGTCCGATGGTGGGGCGCTCATTGAGGGTGTTGGACGGTGCTGTAGAAGGGACGATGTTCTGCTGTTCCGCTGTCGAGGTGCATGTGATCTTCGTCTCGGTATCGGGTCATGACGTAGCTGACAGGGGTACCACATGGAATGTTTATGCACATGCATATCTCGATATCCACGTCTACACCTTACAACATTATCCACCATCTCACCAGTGAGGAGGACAGGCGTCGTTACAACACCTTCGTCTTTGATCTGTGTGTAAAGAGTTTGTCTTGTTCATGGACATTTGGAGGAGTCTATACACGCTTTTGGAAAGCCCTTTCGAACGCAAGAGCGAGCCATCATGCTCAGCCCGGAATGCAAGCGTACTCGACGCGATGCAAGGCAGCCTTGATCACGAGTGATGGAGATGTTTACCAGATATCTCGAAAGTCCGTGACATCGCATTGGTCGTTGCAAAATGTCCCCGAAATTTGCTTGCTCAGTCATCTAGTGTTGAGGTAGTGTGCTAGAAAAAGCACTGGGACGACGACAACATCGTCGGTAATCCTCTGTAGAGTCTTTACAACACAGTTCCAGGCTTCATATGATAGTAGAATAAGTTTATTGGTGATTTGTAGCGGCAATACGCTTCTGGTGACGAGACCACCGCTGACGATGTTCGAACTCGTCGGTTTTCGACGCTCGATCGCTTCAACTTCAACTCTCAAAGCCACAGCTTGGACAGTGACAAGACGCAGC
Above is a genomic segment from Fulvia fulva chromosome 3, complete sequence containing:
- a CDS encoding Chitin synthase 2 yields the protein MAAPNGYEPPPGYDDDTSQNGATMRLLASTDDLSYQASVPPYAEPPRASPQELFQRAQERLRSGAHQRPPPSPTQIQPEHTQSQDELNSLLRDVESDLASSRLSAPRTKRYKVHFRDRSTDNIHDLATPASDLGSLPPFNRPPSPIRPSPIRPSPIRPGSRGPSILDGAPGMPPPGNDYDPYRPSSRSSQSPSKHFGTPRGSREYARPPATNIPFEPADINGGPRPGTPSSQYGGSPKRPLPPAPLFAAGRPPSMDIDREKEPSMTEIPIDGPDDVFGLPTGESEITDERPVLESRDSFVSDSTLTDGDGMYSAKLEDDDDLYGPAPSGKQERRGARQAQMAKKEVRLINGELILECKIPTILYSFLPRRDDVEFTHMRYTAVTCDPDDFLDRGYKLRQNIGQTARETELFICVTMYNENEIDFTRTMHGVMRNIAHFCSRAKSRTWGKDGWQKIVVCVISDGRAKVHPRTLDALAAMGCYQSGIAKNLVNQREVTAHVYEYTTQVSLDSDLKFKGAEKGIVPCQMIFCLKEKNAKKLNSHRWFFNAFGRALVPNVCILLDVGTRPGDDSLYHLWKAFDRDSNVAGAAGEIKAAKGRMGLSLLNPLVASQNFEYKMSNILDKPLESVFGYITVLPGALSAYRYHALQNDETGHGPLSQYFKGETLHGQDADVFTANMYLAEDRILCWELVAKRNERWVLKYVRTATGETDVPDAVPEFISQRRRWLNGAFFAAVYSLLHFKQIWTTDHTIARKVLLHVEFLYQFVQLLFTFFSLGNFYLTFYFIAGSLADKKVDPFGHGIGNFIFIVLRYTCVLTIMIQFILSMGNRPQGAKKMFLASLIVFSIIMVYNTFAAIYIVARQLSEGSDISFGNNVFTNLIVSTLSTVGLYFLMSFMYLDPWHMFTSSAQYFALLPSYVCTLQVYAFCNAHDVTWGTKGDNVINKDLGVAKINKNGTVELEMPSEQLDIDSGYDEALRNLRDRIEVPAPGVSESQMQEDYYKSVRTYVVIVWMAMNAILAMGVSEIYSNTHVADNYYLKFILWSVACLALFRAIGSTAFLIINMIHSIMDGKLKWSSKASSAFGGSNKSLGGGRSVGGWSSKLSTPSWMSSTGSWLSSKASSWTPSSIGSNFGR
- a CDS encoding Bis(5'-nucleosyl)-tetraphosphatase [asymmetrical], producing the protein MSAPPSDTMSFPGHLIKFAAFDVTSQVFHITKYSFAIVNLKPLLPGHILVSPLRVKPSLADLTKDEISDLFNTVTRIERTLKRVYKAEAFNVAVQDGEAAGQSVPHVHCHVIPRTKGDPGEGDKVHEWLEGEEGNVGKHQKEAAKRAAEWAKDEERRPRSKEDMDKEARWLREEIEKDELDPKAAAKDAGIDEDDQALRYMEKYH